Proteins from a genomic interval of Pectinophora gossypiella chromosome 4, ilPecGoss1.1, whole genome shotgun sequence:
- the LOC126366265 gene encoding cytochrome P450 6B5-like: protein MIMYLSLALITVAYVVYWILTKHYDYWKKRNIVGPEPKFIFGNTKELALQKKFIGTIMKDIYNQFPDEKVVGIYRMIRPCLLIRDLDIVKNIMIKDFDMFMNRDSGLSEDGLGANLFSTDGNTWRILRTKFTPLFTSGKLKNMFPLISERADRLFESLDNVNENSEQDIQLITKQYTLSSIAACAFGLDIDIRSSDEPTLNLLHRMDKQVFEGKYGIEFFMAIPGMLKALNSVVFPAEITKFFYDLVKTVFTQRNGVPSNRKDFMDLILEMKQQKVIRGNKLVDDEEISVELTDDIIAAQAFVFYVAGFETSSATLSFLLYELTKNPEIQEKLINEVDEALEKCGGNVTYDVLMDLPYLTKVIDETLRKYPIVDPLQRCAVEDYKVPGTDLTIKKGEMVFVSVSGIHYDEKYYPNPEKFDPERFSTENSRDRHSCAYIPFGTGPRNCIGMRFAKVQSRMFMVKLLSQFRVEASEKTPKNIKADPKRVVLGPDQRVILKIIPRHK, encoded by the exons ATGATTATGTACTTGTCGCTAGCATTAATAACAGTAGCATACGTTGTGTATTGGATTCTAACAAAACATTATGATTATTGGAAGAAGAGAAACATTGTCGGACCTGAACCCAAATTTATATTCGGGAACACCAAGGAGTTGGCGCTTCAAAAGAAGTTTATTGGAACCATCATGAAAGATATTTACAATCAATTTCCCGATGAGAAAGTTGTAGGGATATACAGAATGATCAGACCTTGTCTTCTAATCCGAGATTTGGATATCGTAAAGAATATTATGATAAAAGACTTCGACATGTTTATGAATCGCGACTCTGGTTTGTCTGAAGATGGACTCGGAGCAAACTTATTCAGCACGGATGGTAATACTTGGAGAATTCTGCGAACAAAATTCACTCCGTTATTTACGTCtggaaaactaaaaaatatgtttcCTTTAATATCAGAGCGCGCAGACAGATTGTTTGAGAGTCTTGATAATGTCAATGAAAACTCAGAACAAGACATACAATTGATTACCAAACAGTATACGTTGTCATCGATCGCAGCCTGTGCCTTCGGTCTAGACATCGACATTCGATCAAGTGACGAGCCAACACTGAATCTCCTTCATCGAATGGATAAACAAGTTTTTGAAGGCAAATATGGCATCGAATTCTTCATGGCGATTCCTGGCATGTTGAAAGCACTTAACAGTGTTGTTTTCCCTGCTGAAATAACAAAATTTTTCTATGATCTtgtaaaaacagtttttactCAAAGGAACGGTGTACCATCAAACAGGAAGGATTTCATGGATCTTATATTAGAAATGAAACAACAGAAAGTTATTCGTGGTAACAAGCTCGTGGACGATGAGGAGATCTCTGTAGAGCTGACTGATGACATAATTGCTGCACAAGCGTTTGTGTTTTACGTAGCTGGCTTCGAAACATCGTCCGCTACTTTATCCTTCTTACTATATGAACTTACCAAAAATCCCGAAATTCAAGAGAAACTAATAAATGAAGTGGATGAAGCACTTGAAAAGTGTGGTGGGAATGTAACGTATGATGTTTTAATGGATCTGCCGTACTTAACGAAGGTGATCGACGAAACGCTTCGAAAGTATCCTATAGTAGATCCGCTGCAGAGGTGTGCGGTGGAGGACTACAAGGTTCCAGGTACCgatttaacaattaaaaaaggaGAGATGGTGTTCGTGTCGGTATCTGGGATCCATTACGATGAGAAATATTACCCTAATCCTGAGAAATTCGATCCGGAGAGATTCTCGACTGAGAACTCTAGGGATAGACACTCCTGCGCTTACATACCGTTTGGAACTGGACCCAGAAATTGTATCG gaaTGCGGTTCGCCAAGGTGCAGTCCCGGATGTTCATGGTGAAATTGCTGTCACAGTTCCGTGTTGAGGCCTCAGAAAAAACACCAAAGAACATAAAGGCTGACCCCAAACGTGTTGTGTTGGGTCCAGATCAACGCGTCATACTGAAAATAATTCCTAgacataagtaa
- the LOC126366264 gene encoding cytochrome P450 6B5-like, with translation MLLQWSLALTTIVFAVYWFLTERYGYWKKKNVPGPKPQFIFGNTKELALHKKFIGSALKDVYNQCPDEKVVGFYRMIRPCLLLRDLDIVKNIMIKDFDMFMDRGVGLSEDGLGANLFSADGNTWRILRTKFTPLFTSGKLKNMFPLISERANRLFDSLDNVNENPEQDIQLITKLYTLSSIAACAFGLDIDIRSSDDPTVNLLHRMDKLILEGALGIEFFMMIPGILKTLNSLVFPAEITKFFYDLVKTVFTQRNGVPSNRKDFMDLILEMKQQKVIRGNKLVDDEEISVELTDGMIAAQAFVFYVAGFETSSTTLSFLLYELTKNPGIQEKLLEEVDEALKKSGGNITYDVLMDLPYLTQVFDETLRKYPIVDPLQRCAVDDYKIPGTDLTIKKGEIVFVSVSGIHNDEKYYPNPEKFDPERFSAENSRDRHSCAYIPFGTGPRNCIGMRFAKVQSRMFIVKLLSQFRVEASENTPKNIKADPKRVLLGPDQRIILKVIPRHK, from the exons ATGCTGTTGCAATGGTCGTTAGCGTTAACAACAATAGTGTTCGCTGTGTATTGGTTTCTAACAGAAAGATATGGTTATTGGAAGAAGAAAAACGTACCCGGGCCCAAACCTCAGTTTATATTCGGGAACACCAAAGAGTTGGCGCTTCACAAGAAGTTTATAGGAAGTGCTCTCAAAGATGTTTACAATCAATGTCCAGATGAGAAAGTTGTAGGATTCTACAGAATGATTAGACCTTGTCTTTTACTCCGAGATTTGGATATCGTAAAGAATATTATGATAAAAGACTTTGACATGTTCATGGACCGCGGCGTTGGTTTGTCTGAAGATGGACTCGGAGCAAACTTGTTCAGCGCGGATGGTAATACTTGGAGAATACTGCGAACGAAATTCACTCCATTATTTACGTCTGGGaaactaaaaaatatgtttcCTTTAATATCAGAGCGCGCAAACAGATTGTTTGACAGTCTTGACAATGTCAATGAAAACCCAGAACAAGACATACAATTGATAACTAAACTGTACACGTTGTCATCGATCGCCGCTTGCGCCTTCGGTCTAGACATCGACATTCGATCAAGTGACGACCCTACAGTGAATCTCCTTCATCGAatggataaacttattttaGAAGGTGCATTAGGAATTGAATTCTTCATGATGATTCCTGGCATTCTGAAAACACTTAACAGTCTCGTTTTCCCTGCTGAAATAACAAAATTTTTCTATGATCTtgtaaaaacagtttttactCAAAGGAACGGTGTACCATCAAATCGGAAGGATTTCATGGATCTTATATTAGAAATGAAACAACAGAAAGTTATTCGTGGTAACAAGCTCGTGGACGATGAGGAGATCTCTGTAGAGCTGACAGATGGTATGATTGCTGCACAAGCGTTTGTGTTCTACGTAGCAGGCTTCGAAACATCGTCCACCACTTTGTCCTTCTTATTATATGAACTTACTAAAAATCCTGGAATTCAAGAGAAACTATTAGAAGAAGTGGATGAAGCTCTTAAAAAGAGTGGTGGGAATATAACGTATGATGTTTTAATGGATCTGCCTTATTTGACACAGGTGTTCGACGAGACGCTTCGGAAGTATCCTATAGTAGATCCGCTGCAGAGGTGTGCGGTAGATGATTACAAGATCCCGGGTACCgatttaacaattaaaaaaggaGAGATAGTGTTTGTGTCAGTGTCCGGGATCCATAACGATGAAAAGTATTACCCTAATCCTGAGAAATTCGATCCGGAGAGATTCTCGGCTGAGAACTCTAGAGATAGACACTCCTGCGCTTACATTCCTTTTGGAACCGGACCCAGAAATTGTATCG GAATGCGGTTCGCCAAGGTGCAATCCCGGATGTTCATAGTGAAGTTGCTGTCACAGTTTCGTGTTGAGGCCTCAGAAAACACACCAAAGAACATAAAGGCTGACCCTAAACGTGTTTTGTTAGGTCCAGACCAACGCATCATACTGAAAGTAATTCCTAGgcataagtaa